CGCCTATGCTACCGGCGCCAAAGAGGGATATATCTATATCAGAAAAGAATATCCGCTTGCTCTCGACAGACTCCGGAAAGCGATCGAGCAATGCCGCGAATACGGCATCCTCGGAAATGACGTCATGGGCAAGGGGTTTTCCTTCGACATACATACTCACAGGGGCGCGGGAGCTTTCGTATGCGGTGAATCTAGCGCGCTGATGGCGTCGATGGCCGGAAAGGCTGGAGAACCTAGAGCCAAGTATGTCCACAACGTCGAATACGGATTCCGTGACAAACCGACCGTCTTGAACAATGTCGAGACCTGGGCAAATATCCCCGTGATCATCGAGAAGGGCTCTCACTGGTTTGCCTCTATAGGATCAGGAGATGTTTCCGAAAACCCGTGGGGCGGCTCTTCAGGTACAAAAGTATTCTCCCTCGTCGGAGACGTAACGAACACAGGACTTGTCGAGGTCCCGATGGGACTCACCCTCCGTGAGATCGTCGAGGATATCGGAGGAGGCATCCCCGGTGGAAAGAAGTTCAAAGCGGTACAGACCGGCGGACCTTCAGGAGGATGCATTCCCGCATCGATGCTCGACATGGCGGTCGACTTCGACTCATTGACCAAAGCGGGATCGATGATGGGTTCGGGCGGTATGATCGTGATGAACGAGAATACCTGCATGGTCGATGTCGCAAGATATTTCATCGATTTCCTGATGGACGAGTCGTGCGGCAAATGCACGGCCTGCCGCGAGGGACTACACCTGATGAACAACATACTGTCACGAATATGTGCTGGTGAAGGGAAAGAAGGTGATATCGAGACACTCGAGGAGCTCTGTGACACCGTCCGTGACACGAGCCTCTGTCAGCTCGGCGGCTCGGCTCCAAACCCTGTACTCTCCACTCTGAAATATTTCAGGGAAGAGTACGAACAGCATATTAAAGAAAAGATATGCAGTGCCGGGATCTGCAAGGCACTGATCACTTACAGGATAAACGACAAGTGTACCGGCTGCACGCTCTGTGCGAGGGCCTGTCCGGTGCAGGTGATCACAGGAGAGTCTAAACAACTCCATGTGATCGAGCCGGATAAATGCATCAAGTGTGGGATCTGCTTCGAGACCTGCAACTTCGACGCAGTGGAGGTGATATAAATGGCGACGAAAAAGATCATAATAAGAATCGATGGCAGGGAGACCGAGGTAACAAAAGACAGCTTCCTGCTTGGAGTACTCAGGGATAACGGTGTGGCCGTCCCTACCCTCTGTCATCACAAGGATCTGACACCCCAGGGCACCTGCAGGCTGTGCGTCGTGGAGATCGAACAGAATGGAAAGAAAAAACTGGTCACCTCCTGCAACTTCCCGATCCGGGCCGAGATCAGTATCGACACAACATCCGAAAGGGTAAAAAAGCACCGAAAGACTCTCGCTGAGATGTACCTCGGCCGCTGGCCCAAAGTACCTGTTATTCAGGAAATAGCAGCCATCTGCGGCGCCACCGACAAGGACAGGTTCAAATCAGAGTTGACCGACGAGAATGAGAAGGCCTGCATCCTCTGTGGACATTGCGTCCACGCCTGTGAGGAATTCATTATGGAGAAGATCCTTGATTTCGCCGGACGCGGGATCAAGAGACATATGACGATGCCTTTCGGCGAGGTCGACCCTCACTGTATCGGCTGTACCTCCTGCGCCTACGTCTGCCCCACCGGGGCGATTCAGATAGTGGATGATATGAACGGTCCTCATGACGCGAAGCTCATCCGCGACTACGGGATGAAGATCAATGCCGAGATGGCCACACTCGACAAATCACAGTGCAGGATGCGCGAAGTAGGCACAGCAAACATCGTCGATGTGATGGACGCTTACGACCTGTTACCCGTACACAACTACAAGTTCGGCCAGCATGTGGATACACCCAATATCGACTCGAAGATGCTCAAGAAAAAGTACGTGACACAGGGAATGCCCGATGGATGCTGGAAGGGATGTTCGATGGCATGCGCCAAGACGGTCGACGGCTTCGAACTGAAAACCGGGCCCTACAAAGGATCGAAGGTCACTGTCGACGGACCGGAATACGAGACGGCCGCGGCCGCTGCGAACATGGGATGTTTCGACGGCGATTTCCTTATGGAGTACAACTTCTACTGTGATACATACGGAGTCGATACCATATCGGTCGGTACATGCATGGCATTCGTCATGGAGTGTTTCGAAAACGGGCTGATAGACAAGGAAGTGACCGGAGGCAAGGAACTCAAGTTCGGTGCCACAGCCGAGGTCCTGCAGTGTCTGCACGAGATGGCAGTCGGCGAAGGATTCGGAGTGGATGTCGGCATGGGAATCCGTTACCTCAAGGGGAAATGGGCCAGCGAACTTGGCGCCGA
This genomic stretch from Candidatus Latescibacterota bacterium harbors:
- a CDS encoding 4Fe-4S binding protein, yielding AYATGAKEGYIYIRKEYPLALDRLRKAIEQCREYGILGNDVMGKGFSFDIHTHRGAGAFVCGESSALMASMAGKAGEPRAKYVHNVEYGFRDKPTVLNNVETWANIPVIIEKGSHWFASIGSGDVSENPWGGSSGTKVFSLVGDVTNTGLVEVPMGLTLREIVEDIGGGIPGGKKFKAVQTGGPSGGCIPASMLDMAVDFDSLTKAGSMMGSGGMIVMNENTCMVDVARYFIDFLMDESCGKCTACREGLHLMNNILSRICAGEGKEGDIETLEELCDTVRDTSLCQLGGSAPNPVLSTLKYFREEYEQHIKEKICSAGICKALITYRINDKCTGCTLCARACPVQVITGESKQLHVIEPDKCIKCGICFETCNFDAVEVI
- a CDS encoding (2Fe-2S)-binding protein, which produces MATKKIIIRIDGRETEVTKDSFLLGVLRDNGVAVPTLCHHKDLTPQGTCRLCVVEIEQNGKKKLVTSCNFPIRAEISIDTTSERVKKHRKTLAEMYLGRWPKVPVIQEIAAICGATDKDRFKSELTDENEKACILCGHCVHACEEFIMEKILDFAGRGIKRHMTMPFGEVDPHCIGCTSCAYVCPTGAIQIVDDMNGPHDAKLIRDYGMKINAEMATLDKSQCRMREVGTANIVDVMDAYDLLPVHNYKFGQHVDTPNIDSKMLKKKYVTQGMPDGCWKGCSMACAKTVDGFELKTGPYKGSKVTVDGPEYETAAAAANMGCFDGDFLMEYNFYCDTYGVDTISVGTCMAFVMECFENGLIDKEVTGGKELKFGATAEVLQCLHEMAVGEGFGVDVGMGIRYLKGKWASELGADAGFMQDIGMEVKGLEYSEYVCKESLAQQAGYTMAVKGPQHDEAWLIFMDMVNNQIPSFEDKAEALYYYPLWRTWFGLNGLCKLLWNDVVPTANKNFPPQQAAKVPEHVEDFFKFFEGMTGEPLDENKMLDQSARVHNLQRVMSRMLGFGTRKDDMPPYRAVGPVTGEEYESRAEKIYDKQMKDILGIDPEGKTTEEKMEITRKHREDQYNKVVDAAYDRRGWTRNG